The following DNA comes from Limnobacter sp. SAORIC-580.
TCCCATCAATGGCAAAGTGGTGTGGATTTGCGGTGCAAATGCGCGTGGTGACAAAGCGCAGGGCATTGGTGTGCAGTTCCCGAAAGACGACAGTGGGGAAGGCGTGCGGGTGGCAATTGAGCAAATGATTGGTAAAATGCAAAATTCCATGAAAAAAACAGCAACCTTGTAGTGTTTACTGATTCACATTGTCATCTTGATTTTCCCGGTCTGGTCGAGCAGCTCCCAGACATTCTGAGTCGAATGCAGGCAGCGCAGGTGAGCCGCGCCCTGTGCATTTCTGTTCAACTTGAAGATTTCCCCAATGTGCTGGCGCTGGCCGAAAACCACGAGCAATTGTGGGCCACCGCAGGCGTGCATCCTGATTACGAAGACATAACCGAACCCACTGTTGAAAAACTGCTGGAACTGGCTGATCACCCCAAGGTAATTGGCATTGGCGAAACAGGTCTGGATTACTTTCGCCTGAAAGGCGATTTGCACTGGCAACGTGAACGTTTCAGGGTGCACTTGCGTGCAGGCAATGTGTGTAAAAAGCCCGTGATCGTGCATACGCGCGCCGCAGGTGATGACACCTTGAAAATTCTTGCTGACGAAAATGTACAAGGTTGTGGTGGCATTATTCACTGCTTCACCGAATCCCTCGATTTCGCGCGTAAAGCGCTAGATTTGGGCATGTATTTGTCATTTTCGGGCATTGTCAGTTTCAAGAATGCAGCCGACCTTCGCGAGGTGGCCAAGTTTGCACCTATGGATCGAATCCTGATCGAAACCGATTCGCCTTACCTTGCACCCGTTCCGCACCGTGGCAAAACCAATGAGCCAAGCTTTGTGCCGCATGTGGCCAAAGTGATTGCGCAAGAAAAGGGTGTTGGGGTGGAAGAAATTGGCATTCAAACATCGGTCAACTTTGATCGTTTGTTTGGATTTGCACAAACCGGAGTGGCCGCAGTTTGAAGCGGCGTGTGTTTGTAAGCAGCCTGCTTTTGTTGGCCATGCCAGCTGTTTCCCTGGCAGGTGCTTTCGAAGACTTTTTCGTGGCAATCAAGTTTGACGATGAATACCGTTTGAAATCGTTGTTGCTTAGGGGCATGGACCCCAACACAGTGAACGAACAAGGCTTTCCAGCCATCGTCTTCGGCATGATGCAAGACTCGCCCAATGCAGTGCGCGTTCTGTTGTCTTCCCGCAAATTGAATCCAGACCAAGCCGATCGCCGCGGCGAAACCCCACTGATGGTGGCTTGTACACTGAACAAGCCCGAGTGGGTTGCTGCTTTGCTGGAAAAAGGCGCGCAGCAGGGCGGTGATGGTCAGTGGACGGCGTTGCACAATGCGGCAGCGTCGGGCTCGCTTGAGTCCATTGAATTGTTGGCAAAGTCGGGGGTGAAAATTGATGTGCTGTCCCCGAATGACACCACGCCTTTGATGATGGCTGCACGCGAGGGCAGGGAGGCTGCCGCTCGAATGCTCCTGAAGTTGGGAGCCAACCCAGCCTTGAAAAACCAGGCTGGTTATAACGCGGCAGGTTATGCCATGAAAGCGAATCGAAAAGAATTGGCTTTCGAAATCATGAAAAAAGAAAGGGCGCTGAGAACAGCGCCCTTGAAGCCTAACAAGACGAACTAATGCATTCGCCTGATTGACGGGTGAAAGTGGCTGGTTGGAAATTGCCTAAAGGCTTGCCTCAAAATGTTTAACCAAGGTGCGCAAGTCGCCCGAAGTTGAGGCCAGCTGTTTTGCAGCACTGTCCAAATCGTTAATCGCAGCCACGTTGCTCTCGGTCAGGGCACTCATGCGCTCCATGCTGTTGGCCACTTCAAGCGAGGCCTGTGACTGCTGTTCCAGCATGGCTGAAATGTCCTTGGCTGATTGGGCAACACCACGACTGGCCACCTTGATGGCTTGCAGGCTTTCGCCCGCTTCCAGAATCAAGGTGGTGCCAATATTGACCTCCTCGACAGCCCGGCCCATGGTTTCAAGGCCCTTGTTCGTGCCGCTTTGAACTTCTTGTACTGTGGCAGAAATTTCCGTGGTCGATTGTCGAGTCATTTCAGCAAGTTTGCGCACTTCGTCGGCCACCACAGCGAATCCGCGGCCTGATTCACCGGCTCTGGCTGCCTCAATGGCAGCATTCAGTGCCAGCAGGTTGGTTTTCTCGGCAATCTCGGTAATGGTGCGGGTCACGTTGCTGATCTTCACCACAGCGCGGTTCAATTCTTCAATGTTCTGTTTTGCATCCTGCACTACCTGTGCCACTTTCTGAGTAGCTTGGGTGGACTTGTCCATGCTCTGTGCGCCTGTGTCCACTACATCCATGGCGTTTTTGGCATGCGCCGAACTCTTGCCCGTGGCTTCAGAAATTTCCGAAACAGACACCGAGAGTTCCTCCAGCGCCGAAGCAACACCGTTGATGCCGTCGGACTGCTGTCTCGAGCGGTTCATTAAGTTAATGGCCAACTGGCTGAGGTGCTCCGCATTGTTTTTTACTTCCGATGAGCTGGAAATGACGTCTGCAATAATGGCGCGCAGGTTCACTTGCATGCTCTTGAAGGCGGTGTGCACCTTGTTGAATTCGCGTGTGCTGGACTCTGGAATTTCATGCTTGAAATTGCCTTCTGCCAAGGCGCGCATGGCGTGCAGCATTGAGTTGTTGGTGTGTTCAACACGGCCTTTCAGCCACATCAAACCCAAGGCCGCAGCTACAAATGACGCAGCAGCGCTGCCATAGCTGAGGGCAGGGATGTTGAACATGGAAAGCAGGGCGATGATTACTGGCAAAAAACCGACGATTGCCAAATCAACAATGAATGGGCGCCCTTTTGCAGGCTTTGTGAATGGAAAGCTGGCGCTGCCGGCGTTGATTGCCTTGTACAAGGCCTCGGC
Coding sequences within:
- a CDS encoding TatD family hydrolase produces the protein MFTDSHCHLDFPGLVEQLPDILSRMQAAQVSRALCISVQLEDFPNVLALAENHEQLWATAGVHPDYEDITEPTVEKLLELADHPKVIGIGETGLDYFRLKGDLHWQRERFRVHLRAGNVCKKPVIVHTRAAGDDTLKILADENVQGCGGIIHCFTESLDFARKALDLGMYLSFSGIVSFKNAADLREVAKFAPMDRILIETDSPYLAPVPHRGKTNEPSFVPHVAKVIAQEKGVGVEEIGIQTSVNFDRLFGFAQTGVAAV
- a CDS encoding ankyrin repeat domain-containing protein: MPAVSLAGAFEDFFVAIKFDDEYRLKSLLLRGMDPNTVNEQGFPAIVFGMMQDSPNAVRVLLSSRKLNPDQADRRGETPLMVACTLNKPEWVAALLEKGAQQGGDGQWTALHNAAASGSLESIELLAKSGVKIDVLSPNDTTPLMMAAREGREAAARMLLKLGANPALKNQAGYNAAGYAMKANRKELAFEIMKKERALRTAPLKPNKTN
- a CDS encoding methyl-accepting chemotaxis protein — translated: MSATAQNDLKGRNARMAAPTTAVERLLDPRIPIVTKTDLKGRITYANPAFVEISGFTLEELLGQPHNVVRHPDMPRDAFKDLWDTARRDEPWKGLVKNRCKDGGYYWVDAYVTPLTQNGEKIGYMSVRSKPSDTQKGEAEALYKAINAGSASFPFTKPAKGRPFIVDLAIVGFLPVIIALLSMFNIPALSYGSAAASFVAAALGLMWLKGRVEHTNNSMLHAMRALAEGNFKHEIPESSTREFNKVHTAFKSMQVNLRAIIADVISSSSEVKNNAEHLSQLAINLMNRSRQQSDGINGVASALEELSVSVSEISEATGKSSAHAKNAMDVVDTGAQSMDKSTQATQKVAQVVQDAKQNIEELNRAVVKISNVTRTITEIAEKTNLLALNAAIEAARAGESGRGFAVVADEVRKLAEMTRQSTTEISATVQEVQSGTNKGLETMGRAVEEVNIGTTLILEAGESLQAIKVASRGVAQSAKDISAMLEQQSQASLEVANSMERMSALTESNVAAINDLDSAAKQLASTSGDLRTLVKHFEASL